The Halichoerus grypus chromosome 15, mHalGry1.hap1.1, whole genome shotgun sequence genome includes a window with the following:
- the FXYD3 gene encoding LOW QUALITY PROTEIN: FXYD domain-containing ion transport regulator 3 (The sequence of the model RefSeq protein was modified relative to this genomic sequence to represent the inferred CDS: deleted 2 bases in 1 codon) — translation MQIKAGLRLSSRILSLLSWNFPSSLGSHTGQLADMQEVTLSLFILLAGLPALDANDPEDKNSPFYYDWRSLRIGGLICAAVLCTIGIIVLMSEWTLVAELVGQGCGSPPPTIPFPLTGGKCKCKFSQKPSHHPGDAPPLITPGSAQNC, via the exons ATGCAAATAAAGGCAGGACTCAGGCTTAGCAGCCgcattctctcccttctctcctggaACTTTCCAAGCAGCCTGGGGAGCCACACAG GCCAGCTGGCTGACATGCAAGAGGTGACACTGAGCCTGTTCATCCTCCTGGCAG GCCTGCCTGCCTTGGACGCCAATGACCCAGAAG aTAAAAACAGTCCTTTCTACTATG ACTGGCGCAGCCTCCGGATCGGCGGGCTCATCTGCGCCGCGGTTCTGTGCACCATCGGCATCATTGTCCTCATGAGTGAGTGG ACACTGGTGGCTGAGCTGGTAGGGCAGGGCTGTgggtcccctcccccaaccatcCCCTTTCCCCTGACAGGTGGGAAATGCAAATGCAAGTTCAGCCAGAAGCCCAG CCACCATCCAGGGGACGCCCCACCTCTCATCACTCCAG GCTCTGCCCAGAACTGTTGA
- the LGI4 gene encoding leucine-rich repeat LGI family member 4, which produces MGGAGVLLLLLAGVGVGVAWRPPKGKCPLSCSCSKDSALCEGSPDLPESFSPTLLSLSLVRTGVTQLKAGSFLKVPTLHLLLFTANSFSVIEDDAFAGLSHLQYLFIEDNEIGCISKNALRGLRSLTHLSLANNNLETLPRFLFRGLETLTHVDLRGNPFQCDCRVLWLLQWMPTVNASVGTGACAGPTALAHRQLRHLDPKTFKCRAIELSWFQTVGESALGVESFSYEGEPHIVLAQPFAGRCLILTWDYSLQRFRPEEELSAPSVVSCKPLVLGPRLFMLAARLWGGSQLWARPSPGLRLAPTQALAPRRLLRPNDAELLWLDGRPCFVVADASKAGSTTLLCQDGPGFYARQSLHAWHRDTDAEALELDGRPHLLLASASQRPVLFHWLGGRFERRTDIPEAEDVYATRHFQAGGDVFLCLTRYIGDSMVMRWDGSMFRLLQQLPSRGAHVFQPLLIARDQLAILGSDFAFSQVFRLEPDKGLLEPLQELGPPALVAPRAFAPITLAGRRFLFAACFKGPTQIYQHHELDLSA; this is translated from the exons ATGGGAGGGGCAGGCGTGCTTCTACTGCTGCTGGCTGGAGTCGGCGTGGGGGTGGCCTGGAGACCACCAAAGGGAAAGTGTCCTCTGAGCTGCTCCTGCTCCAAGGATAGTGCCCTGTGTGAGGGCTCTCCGGACCTGCCCGAGAGCTTCTCCCCGACCCTGCTGTCACT CTCACTCGTCAGGACTGGAGTCACCCAGCTGAAGGCCGGCAGCTTCCTGAAGGTGCCCACACTGCACCTGCT CCTCTTCACAGCCAACTCCTTCTCTGTGATTGAGGACGATGCATTCGCGGGCCTGTCCCACCTGCAGTACCT cTTCATTGAGGACAATGAGATTGGCTGCATCTCTAAGAACGCTCTCAGAGGACTCCGCTCCCTCACACACCT GAGCCTGGCCAATAATAATCTCGAGACCCTCCCCAGATTCCTGTTCCGAGGCCTGGAGACCCTAACTCACGT GGACCTCCGCGGGAACCCGTTCCAGTGTGACTGCCGTGTCCTCTGGCTCCTGCAGTGGATGCCCACCGTGAATGCCAGCGTGGGGACTGGGGCCTGCGCCGGCCCCACTGCTCTGGCCCACAGGCAGCTCCGCCACCTCGACCCCAAGACGTTCAAGTGCAGAGCCATAG AGCTGTCCTGGTTCCAGACGGTCGGGGAGTCGGCGCTGGGCGTGGAGTCGTTCTCCTACGAGGGGGAGCCCCACATCGTCCTGGCGCAGCCCTTCGCGGGCCGCTGCCTGATCCTCACCTGGGACTACAGCCTGCAGCGCTTCCGGCCTGAGGAAGAGCTGTCCG cgCCCTCGGTGGTGTCCTGCAAGCCCCTGGTGCTGGGCCCGCGCCTCTTCATGCTGGCCGCCCGCCTGTGGGGGGGCTCGCAGCTGTGGGCCCGGCCCAGCCCCGGCCTGCGCCTGGCCCCCACGCAGGCCCTGGCCCCGCGGCGGCTGCTGCGGCCCAACGACGCCGAGCTCCTGTGGCTGGACGGGCGGCCCTGCTTCGTGGTGGCCGACGCCTCCAAGGCGGGCAGCACCACGCTGCTGTGCCAGGACGGGCCCGGCTTCTACGCCCGCCAGAGCCTGCACGCCTGGCACCGGGACACGGACGCCGAGGCCCTGGAGCTGGACGGCCGGCCCCATCTGCTGCTGGCCTCCGCCTCCCAGCGGCCCGTGCTCTTCCACTGGCTCGGGGGCCGCTTCGAGAGGCGCACGGACATCCCCGAGGCCGAGGACGTCTACGCCACACGCCATTTCCAGGCTGGCGGGGACGTGTTCCTGTGCCTGACGCGCTACATCGGGGACTCCATG GTCATGCGCTGGGATGGCTCCATGTTCCGCCTCCTACAGCAGCTTCCCTCACGTGGTGCCCACGTCTTTCAGCCGCTGCTCATCGCCAGGGACCAGCTGGCCATCCTGGGCAGTGACTTCGCCTTCAGCCAGGTCTTCCGCCttgagcctgacaaggggctcctGGAGCCCCTGCAGGAGCTGGGACCCCCAGCCCTGGTGGCCCCTCGTGCCTTTGCCCCCATCACCTTGGCCGGCAGACGCTTCCTCTTCGCTGCTTGCTTCAAGGGCCCCACACAGATCTACCAGCATCACGAGTTAGACCTCAGTGCCTGA